One segment of Mycolicibacterium neworleansense DNA contains the following:
- the trpA gene encoding tryptophan synthase subunit alpha encodes MSRLAELFDGCRAEGRAALIGYLPTGYPDVQQSIAAMTAMVESGCDLVEVGVPYSDPGMDGPTIAAATEAALAGGVRVRDTLAAVEAISNAGGRAVVMTYWNPVLRKGVDTFARDLASAGGYGLITPDLIPEEADDWIAASEEHNLDRIFLVAPSSTPERLASTVNASRGFVYAASTMGVTGARDVVSNMAPELVRRVKEVSDIPVGVGLGVRSGEQAAEIGAYADGVIVGSALVSALGEGLDAVRRLTEELANGVRQRISA; translated from the coding sequence ATGAGCCGGCTGGCGGAGTTGTTCGACGGCTGCCGCGCCGAGGGCCGGGCCGCGCTGATCGGCTACCTGCCGACCGGGTACCCCGATGTGCAGCAGTCGATCGCGGCGATGACGGCGATGGTCGAATCCGGTTGCGACCTGGTGGAAGTCGGGGTGCCCTACTCGGATCCCGGCATGGACGGACCGACGATCGCCGCCGCCACCGAGGCCGCGCTGGCCGGTGGTGTGCGGGTGCGCGACACCCTGGCCGCGGTCGAGGCGATCAGCAACGCCGGCGGCCGAGCGGTTGTGATGACCTACTGGAACCCGGTGCTGCGCAAGGGTGTTGACACGTTCGCCCGCGACCTGGCATCTGCCGGTGGGTACGGCCTGATCACTCCCGACCTGATCCCCGAGGAAGCCGACGACTGGATCGCCGCTTCCGAGGAACACAATCTCGACCGGATCTTCCTGGTCGCACCGTCGTCGACGCCCGAGCGGCTCGCGTCGACGGTGAACGCTTCGCGGGGCTTCGTCTACGCCGCATCGACCATGGGCGTCACCGGGGCACGCGATGTGGTCTCGAACATGGCGCCGGAATTGGTGCGCCGCGTCAAGGAAGTGTCCGACATCCCCGTCGGGGTGGGGTTGGGCGTGCGTTCGGGCGAGCAGGCCGCCGAGATCGGCGCGTACGCGGACGGAGTCATCGTCGGGTCGGCGCTGGTGTCGGCCCTGGGCGAGGGGTTGGACGCCGTCCGTCGCCTCACCGAAGAACTGGCCAACGGCGTTAGGCAGAGGATTTCAGCTTGA
- a CDS encoding anthranilate synthase component I translates to MQTTATHAPGSTGAGSSLAVTTSREDFRALAAEHRVVPVTRKVLADSETPLSAYRKLAANRPGTFLLESAENGRSWSRWSFIGAGAPSALTIRDNEAVWLGTAPKDAPSGGEPLAALRATLDVLQTEAVPDLPPLSSGLVGYFAYDMVRRLERLPDLAVDDLGLPDMVLLLATDIAAVDHHEGTITLIANAVNWNGTDERVDEAYDDAVARLDVMTTALGQPLPSTVATFSRPVPEHRAQRTVEEYTAIVEKLVGDIEAGEAFQVVPSQRFEMDTAADPLDVYRMLRVTNPSPYMYLLNVPDADGGLDFSVVGSSPEALVTVQDGRATTHPIAGTRWRGSTEEEDVLLEKELLADEKERAEHLMLVDLGRNDLGRVCRPGTVRVEDYSHIERYSHVMHLVSTVTGELAEGKTALDAVTACFPAGTLSGAPKVRAMELIEEVEKTRRGLYGGVLGYLDFAGNADFAIAIRTALMRNGTAYVQAGGGVVADSNGPYEYNESANKAKAVLNAIAAADTLAEP, encoded by the coding sequence GTGCAAACCACAGCCACCCACGCGCCGGGGTCCACGGGCGCCGGCTCCTCGCTTGCCGTCACCACGTCGCGCGAGGATTTCCGGGCGCTGGCCGCCGAGCACCGTGTGGTCCCGGTAACCCGCAAGGTGCTGGCCGACAGTGAGACGCCGCTGTCGGCGTACCGCAAGCTCGCTGCCAACCGTCCGGGCACGTTCCTGCTGGAGTCGGCGGAAAACGGTCGCTCGTGGTCGCGCTGGTCGTTCATCGGCGCCGGTGCGCCCTCGGCGCTGACGATTCGCGACAACGAGGCGGTATGGCTGGGAACGGCGCCCAAGGACGCGCCCAGCGGCGGTGAGCCGTTGGCGGCGCTGCGGGCCACCCTGGATGTGCTGCAGACCGAGGCGGTGCCCGACCTGCCCCCGCTGTCGTCGGGATTGGTGGGGTATTTCGCCTACGACATGGTGCGCCGCCTCGAGCGGCTCCCGGATCTCGCGGTCGACGATCTCGGCCTGCCCGACATGGTGCTGCTGCTGGCCACCGACATCGCCGCCGTCGACCACCACGAGGGCACCATCACCCTGATCGCCAATGCGGTGAACTGGAACGGCACCGACGAGCGCGTCGACGAGGCATATGACGACGCGGTCGCCCGGCTGGATGTGATGACCACCGCCCTCGGCCAGCCGCTGCCGTCGACGGTTGCCACGTTCAGCCGCCCAGTACCCGAGCACCGTGCGCAGCGCACGGTGGAGGAGTACACCGCGATCGTGGAGAAGCTCGTCGGCGACATCGAGGCAGGTGAAGCCTTCCAGGTGGTGCCGTCGCAGCGGTTCGAGATGGACACCGCCGCCGACCCTCTCGATGTGTACCGGATGCTTCGGGTGACCAATCCCAGCCCGTACATGTACCTGCTCAATGTCCCCGATGCCGATGGCGGACTGGACTTCTCGGTTGTCGGCTCCAGCCCCGAGGCACTGGTGACGGTGCAGGACGGGCGGGCCACCACCCACCCGATCGCCGGTACCCGCTGGCGCGGCAGCACCGAGGAAGAAGATGTGCTGCTGGAAAAGGAACTGCTGGCCGACGAGAAGGAACGCGCCGAGCACCTGATGCTGGTCGATCTGGGTCGCAACGACCTCGGTCGGGTGTGCCGCCCGGGCACGGTTCGGGTCGAGGACTACAGCCACATCGAGCGCTACAGCCACGTGATGCACCTGGTGTCCACGGTGACCGGCGAGCTGGCCGAGGGAAAGACCGCGCTTGACGCGGTGACGGCATGTTTCCCGGCCGGCACCCTGTCGGGGGCGCCCAAGGTGCGGGCCATGGAGCTGATCGAGGAGGTCGAAAAGACCCGGCGTGGCCTCTACGGCGGAGTGCTGGGCTACCTCGACTTCGCGGGCAACGCCGACTTCGCGATCGCCATCCGCACCGCGCTGATGCGTAACGGCACGGCTTACGTGCAGGCGGGCGGGGGAGTCGTGGCCGATTCCAACGGGCCCTACGAGTACAACGAGTCGGCGAACAAGGCCAAAGCCGTGCTCAACGCCATCGCCGCCGCCGACACATTGGCCGAGCCGTGA
- the trpC gene encoding indole-3-glycerol phosphate synthase TrpC — MSSATVLDSIIEGVRADVAAREAVISLADIKARAQDAPPPLNVMAALREPGIAVIAEVKRASPSRGELANIADPAQLAQAYEAGGARIISVLTEQRRFNGSLADLDAVRAAVSIPVLRKDFIVKPYQIHEARAHGADLLLLIVAALEQSVLESLLERTESLGMTALVEVHTEEEADRALQAGAKVIGVNARDLKTLEVDRDCFARIAPGLPSNVIRVAESGVRGTADLLAYAGAGADAVLVGEGLVTSGDPRSAVADLVTAGTHPSCPKPAR; from the coding sequence ATGAGTTCGGCCACAGTGCTCGACTCCATTATCGAGGGAGTCCGCGCCGATGTTGCCGCCCGCGAGGCCGTTATCAGCCTGGCTGATATCAAGGCCCGGGCCCAGGACGCACCTCCGCCGCTCAACGTGATGGCTGCGTTGCGGGAGCCGGGAATTGCCGTGATCGCCGAGGTGAAGCGCGCGAGCCCGTCCCGCGGCGAGCTGGCCAACATCGCCGATCCGGCGCAGCTGGCGCAGGCCTACGAGGCCGGTGGCGCGCGGATCATCAGCGTTCTCACCGAGCAGCGCAGGTTCAACGGCTCACTTGCCGACCTGGACGCGGTGCGCGCCGCGGTGTCAATCCCGGTGTTGCGCAAGGACTTTATCGTCAAGCCGTACCAGATCCACGAGGCTCGGGCCCATGGCGCCGACCTGCTCCTGCTGATCGTGGCCGCGCTCGAGCAGTCGGTGCTCGAATCGTTGTTGGAGCGCACCGAATCGCTCGGGATGACGGCCCTGGTCGAGGTGCACACCGAAGAAGAGGCCGACCGGGCGCTGCAGGCCGGGGCCAAGGTGATCGGTGTCAACGCCCGCGACCTCAAGACATTGGAAGTCGATCGCGACTGCTTTGCCCGGATCGCACCTGGGTTGCCCAGCAATGTCATCCGGGTCGCGGAGTCCGGTGTTCGCGGAACCGCTGACCTGCTGGCCTACGCCGGCGCGGGTGCCGATGCCGTGCTGGTCGGTGAAGGCCTGGTGACCAGCGGGGATCCCCGCAGCGCGGTCGCCGATCTGGTCACCGCCGGTACGCACCCGTCCTGCCCGAAACCGGCTCGCTGA
- the lgt gene encoding prolipoprotein diacylglyceryl transferase — MTTTVLAYLPSPSQGVWHLGPVPIRAYALCIIVGIIAALVIGDRRWQARGGQAGVIYDIALWAVPFGLVGGRLYHVLTDWPTYFGPSGKGLGAAFQVWQGGLGIWGAVALGGVGAWIGCRSRGIPLPAFGDAIAPGIILAQAIGRLGNYFNQELYGGDTTLPWGLEIYRRLNAAGVPDDLNGVSTGEVLRVVHPTFLYELLWNLLIFALLIWADRRFNLGHGRLFALYVAGYCVGRFVVELMRTDPATEFAGFRVNTFTSTFVFIGAVVYIMLATKGREDPATLAGKPEEYEDESALDELGKELVTAGATTGVVAAAAVAGRDDDEDADHMHPDEVGASEDDGAEAAAAIELKAIATEPEEAEEDLEEEAEPEAEAESEASDTEDEAEGAESVEPSDSDEDVEEEASVEDVEAPAEAEAEAESEEAAEDEASVEDVEAPAEAEAETESEEAAEDVAADEDAESEASDTEDEAEGAESVEPSDSDEDVEEEASVEDVEAEDVEAPAEAEAEAESEEAAEDEASVEDVEAPAEAEAETESEEAAEDVAADEDAESEEADTEDEAEGAESVESSDSVEDVEEEASVENVEAEDSEELAEAEAEAESEEAAEDAEAESAESEEPEAETEAEAQEVVAEADEVAVEESADGSADELVEEAETETDATDAADDAAEPVESEDTGEDESEVTDSESEEAAEEVAAGEDAEQDSGDAAVEPDVSEEPEAEAEEAADDAGADEVVVDEDSEPAEDEAEPDSEVEAEDVTGEAEPATPTAVEHEPTKEGGRVRRWFRRNR; from the coding sequence TTGACCACTACCGTGCTCGCGTATTTGCCCAGCCCGTCACAGGGCGTCTGGCATCTGGGCCCGGTGCCGATCCGCGCGTACGCGCTCTGCATCATCGTGGGCATCATCGCCGCGCTGGTGATCGGTGACCGGCGCTGGCAGGCGCGAGGCGGCCAGGCCGGCGTCATCTATGACATCGCTTTGTGGGCAGTGCCTTTCGGCCTCGTCGGTGGTCGGCTGTACCACGTCCTGACGGACTGGCCCACATACTTCGGCCCCTCCGGCAAAGGGCTCGGCGCCGCCTTCCAGGTCTGGCAGGGCGGCCTCGGTATCTGGGGCGCCGTCGCGCTCGGTGGTGTCGGTGCCTGGATCGGTTGCCGTTCGCGGGGGATCCCGCTGCCGGCTTTCGGCGATGCCATCGCGCCCGGAATCATCCTGGCCCAGGCCATCGGCCGGCTCGGAAACTACTTCAATCAAGAGTTGTACGGCGGTGACACGACGCTGCCGTGGGGCCTGGAGATTTACCGGCGGCTGAACGCGGCCGGGGTGCCCGACGATCTCAACGGTGTGTCCACGGGCGAGGTCCTGCGGGTGGTTCATCCGACGTTCCTCTACGAGTTGCTGTGGAACCTCCTGATTTTCGCGCTCCTGATCTGGGCCGACCGCAGGTTCAACCTCGGCCACGGCCGGCTGTTCGCTCTCTACGTGGCCGGCTATTGCGTGGGCCGGTTCGTGGTGGAACTGATGCGCACCGACCCGGCGACCGAATTTGCCGGTTTCCGGGTCAACACCTTCACCTCGACATTCGTGTTCATCGGTGCGGTCGTCTACATCATGTTGGCGACCAAGGGCCGTGAAGATCCGGCGACCTTGGCGGGCAAGCCGGAAGAGTACGAGGACGAGTCAGCGCTGGATGAGCTCGGCAAGGAGCTTGTCACCGCAGGCGCCACCACCGGTGTTGTCGCGGCCGCTGCGGTGGCCGGGCGAGACGATGACGAAGACGCCGACCACATGCATCCGGACGAGGTCGGCGCCAGTGAGGACGACGGAGCTGAGGCTGCGGCGGCAATCGAACTGAAGGCGATCGCCACTGAGCCTGAGGAAGCTGAAGAGGACCTCGAAGAGGAGGCCGAGCCTGAGGCGGAGGCTGAGTCTGAGGCATCCGACACCGAGGACGAAGCCGAAGGTGCAGAGTCTGTTGAGCCGTCGGACTCCGATGAGGACGTTGAGGAAGAAGCCTCGGTAGAGGACGTCGAGGCACCCGCAGAAGCGGAGGCGGAGGCAGAATCTGAGGAAGCGGCAGAGGATGAAGCCTCAGTAGAGGACGTCGAGGCACCCGCAGAAGCGGAGGCGGAAACCGAATCCGAGGAAGCCGCCGAGGATGTGGCCGCAGATGAGGATGCCGAGTCTGAGGCATCCGACACCGAGGACGAAGCCGAAGGTGCTGAGTCTGTTGAGCCGTCGGACTCCGATGAGGACGTTGAGGAAGAAGCCTCGGTAGAGGACGTCGAGGCCGAGGACGTCGAGGCACCCGCAGAAGCGGAGGCGGAGGCAGAATCTGAGGAAGCGGCAGAGGATGAAGCCTCAGTAGAGGACGTCGAGGCACCCGCAGAAGCGGAGGCGGAAACCGAATCCGAGGAAGCCGCCGAGGATGTGGCCGCAGATGAGGATGCCGAATCTGAGGAAGCCGACACCGAGGACGAAGCCGAAGGTGCTGAGTCTGTTGAGTCGTCAGACTCCGTTGAGGACGTTGAGGAAGAAGCCTCGGTAGAGAACGTCGAGGCCGAGGACTCCGAGGAACTCGCAGAAGCGGAGGCGGAGGCCGAATCTGAGGAAGCGGCAGAGGATGCCGAAGCTGAGTCTGCGGAATCTGAAGAGCCAGAGGCTGAAACCGAGGCCGAGGCACAAGAAGTCGTCGCCGAGGCCGACGAGGTGGCCGTCGAAGAGAGCGCCGACGGATCTGCCGACGAGCTCGTGGAAGAGGCAGAGACAGAGACAGACGCGACCGATGCCGCCGACGATGCTGCAGAGCCGGTTGAGTCGGAAGACACCGGCGAAGATGAGTCCGAGGTCACGGACTCCGAGTCGGAGGAAGCCGCTGAGGAAGTGGCTGCTGGCGAGGATGCCGAACAAGACTCCGGTGACGCTGCCGTCGAGCCCGACGTTTCCGAGGAGCCCGAAGCCGAAGCCGAAGAGGCGGCTGACGACGCTGGTGCCGATGAGGTTGTCGTCGACGAGGATTCCGAACCGGCCGAGGATGAGGCTGAGCCCGACTCCGAGGTGGAAGCCGAGGATGTCACCGGCGAGGCCGAACCCGCAACGCCCACCGCGGTCGAGCATGAGCCGACCAAGGAAGGTGGCCGGGTGCGTCGTTGGTTCCGGCGTAACCGGTAA
- the trpB gene encoding tryptophan synthase subunit beta — MADLAGPELPRTSAGVAEPTVHDPDARGHFGSYGGRLVPEALMAVIEEVTAAYEKSRGDQTFLDELDRLQRHYSGRPSPLYEAARLSEHAGGARIFLKREDLNHTGSHKINNVLGQALLARQMGKTRVIAETGAGQHGVATATACALLGLECIIYMGAVDTARQALNVARMRLLGATVVSVEAGSKTLKDAINEAFRDWVTNADNTYYCFGTAAGPHPFPLMVRDFQRIIGMEARAQILDQAGRLPDAVTACVGGGSNAIGVFHAFIDDPAVRLVGFEAAGDGVETGRHAATFTGGSPGAFQGSFSYLLQDEDGQTIESHSISAGLDYPGVGPEHAFLKDIGRAEYRPVTDTEAMDAFSLLCRREGIIPAIESAHAVAGALKLGPELGSASIIVVNLSGRGDKDVETAAKWFGLLDEGSVG; from the coding sequence ATGGCGGATCTCGCGGGGCCCGAATTGCCCCGTACCAGCGCAGGCGTCGCCGAACCCACCGTTCACGATCCTGACGCACGGGGGCATTTCGGTTCCTACGGCGGCCGGTTGGTTCCCGAGGCACTGATGGCGGTGATCGAAGAGGTCACCGCGGCGTATGAAAAGTCTCGCGGCGACCAGACGTTCCTCGACGAGCTCGATCGGCTGCAGCGGCACTACAGCGGCCGGCCGTCACCGCTGTACGAGGCGGCCCGACTGTCCGAGCATGCCGGTGGCGCGCGCATCTTCCTCAAGCGAGAAGACCTGAACCACACCGGTTCTCACAAGATCAACAATGTGCTGGGGCAGGCGCTCCTGGCGCGACAGATGGGCAAGACCCGCGTCATCGCCGAGACCGGTGCCGGCCAGCACGGGGTGGCCACCGCCACCGCATGCGCACTGCTGGGCCTGGAATGCATCATCTACATGGGCGCGGTGGATACCGCGCGCCAGGCCCTCAACGTCGCGCGGATGCGGCTGCTCGGAGCCACCGTGGTCTCGGTCGAGGCCGGTTCCAAAACCCTCAAGGACGCGATCAACGAGGCGTTCCGGGACTGGGTCACCAACGCTGACAACACCTACTACTGCTTCGGGACGGCGGCCGGCCCGCATCCGTTCCCGCTGATGGTGCGTGACTTCCAACGGATCATCGGCATGGAGGCCCGCGCGCAAATCCTCGATCAGGCCGGTCGGTTGCCCGACGCGGTGACCGCGTGTGTCGGCGGCGGCTCGAATGCCATCGGGGTGTTCCACGCCTTCATCGATGACCCGGCGGTGCGGCTGGTCGGTTTCGAGGCCGCGGGCGACGGTGTCGAAACAGGCCGGCACGCAGCGACGTTCACCGGTGGCTCGCCCGGCGCCTTCCAAGGTTCGTTCTCCTACCTGTTGCAGGACGAGGACGGCCAGACCATCGAATCGCATTCCATCTCGGCTGGTTTGGACTACCCGGGGGTAGGGCCGGAACATGCCTTCCTCAAGGACATCGGTCGTGCCGAGTACCGCCCCGTCACCGACACCGAGGCGATGGACGCGTTCTCGCTGCTGTGCCGGCGCGAGGGCATCATTCCGGCGATCGAATCGGCACATGCGGTGGCCGGTGCACTCAAACTCGGGCCAGAACTGGGCAGTGCGTCGATCATCGTGGTGAACTTATCCGGGCGCGGCGACAAGGACGTCGAAACGGCGGCCAAATGGTTCGGACTGCTCGATGAGGGGAGCGTGGGATGA
- a CDS encoding peroxiredoxin — MTSLKTGDTVAEFELPDQTGTIRSLTSLLADGPVVLFFYPAAMTPGCTKEACHFRDLAAEFTAAGASRVGISTDPVAKQAKFADIQNFDYPLLSDADGKVAAQFGVKRGLLGKLMPVKRTTFVIDTDRTVLGVISSEISMDTHADKALELLKAR; from the coding sequence ATGACATCCCTGAAGACGGGTGACACCGTCGCCGAGTTCGAACTGCCGGACCAGACCGGCACGATCCGGAGCCTGACCAGCCTGCTCGCCGACGGCCCAGTGGTGCTGTTCTTCTACCCGGCCGCCATGACTCCGGGATGCACCAAGGAGGCCTGCCACTTCCGGGATCTGGCGGCGGAGTTCACCGCTGCTGGCGCGAGCCGGGTCGGTATCAGTACCGACCCGGTCGCCAAGCAGGCCAAGTTCGCCGACATCCAGAACTTCGACTATCCGTTGCTGTCGGACGCTGACGGCAAGGTCGCCGCTCAGTTCGGGGTGAAACGTGGCCTGCTGGGCAAGCTCATGCCGGTCAAGCGGACCACGTTCGTCATCGACACCGATCGCACCGTTCTCGGGGTGATCTCCAGCGAGATCAGCATGGACACCCATGCCGACAAGGCGCTGGAGCTGCTCAAGGCGCGTTGA
- a CDS encoding FadR/GntR family transcriptional regulator, protein MTSRVQRHPLATQTAQLLLTRIRQGEWPLGHRLPGETTLAAQLGVGRSTLREAIRELSGKGVLESRQGAGVFVTALDAAEDWDTVLRRATIVSVIEARIAIEAEGAALAATRRTPADLRAIRRTLAARGVVGQSVPDHVDADMAFHRTVIAAAHNEVLIQLFDAFLPRLRLAMIDMLKIRPIASEPCDHELHQQLADAIIARDPEGAAAASRTHLSSLKESFA, encoded by the coding sequence ATGACCTCCCGAGTTCAGCGTCACCCGCTGGCGACCCAGACCGCCCAGCTCCTCCTGACGCGCATCCGCCAGGGCGAATGGCCACTGGGCCATCGACTTCCCGGCGAGACCACCCTGGCGGCCCAGCTCGGGGTGGGCCGCTCCACCCTGCGCGAAGCGATCCGCGAACTGTCCGGCAAGGGGGTGCTGGAGAGCCGTCAAGGCGCCGGGGTGTTCGTCACCGCGCTGGATGCCGCCGAGGACTGGGACACCGTGCTGCGCCGCGCCACCATCGTGTCGGTGATCGAGGCCCGCATCGCCATCGAAGCCGAGGGCGCCGCGTTGGCCGCCACCCGGCGCACCCCCGCCGATCTGCGGGCCATCCGCCGCACCCTGGCCGCCCGCGGTGTGGTGGGACAGTCCGTACCAGATCATGTCGACGCGGATATGGCATTCCACCGCACGGTGATCGCCGCGGCGCACAACGAGGTGCTGATCCAGCTGTTCGACGCCTTCCTGCCCCGGTTGCGGCTGGCGATGATCGACATGCTCAAAATCCGGCCGATCGCGTCCGAACCCTGCGATCACGAACTGCACCAACAGCTGGCCGACGCGATCATCGCCCGCGATCCCGAGGGTGCCGCCGCCGCCAGCAGAACCCACCTGAGCTCATTGAAGGAGTCTTTCGCATGA
- a CDS encoding TIGR02234 family membrane protein — MTRAAQALFVVAAVVLWVASRMTWVQVSSFDGLGQPKTATLTGADWSTALIPLALLVLAAAVAALAVHGWPLRLLALLIAVASAGMGYLGMSLWAVKDVAVRAADLAEVPLAQLTATSRSYGGAVLTLVAAVCALAGAVLLMRSANSAKRGIAGRYAAPAARRDAVKSENSDEPMSERMLWDALDEGQDPTGDGGDQRQ, encoded by the coding sequence GTGACGCGGGCAGCGCAGGCGCTGTTCGTCGTCGCCGCGGTAGTGCTGTGGGTGGCGTCGCGGATGACCTGGGTCCAGGTGAGCTCGTTCGATGGGCTGGGCCAACCCAAGACCGCAACACTGACCGGCGCGGACTGGTCGACGGCGTTGATCCCGCTGGCGTTGCTGGTGCTGGCCGCCGCGGTCGCAGCGCTGGCCGTGCACGGCTGGCCGCTGCGATTGCTGGCCCTGCTGATCGCGGTGGCCAGTGCCGGCATGGGGTACCTGGGAATGAGCTTGTGGGCGGTCAAAGATGTCGCGGTTCGAGCCGCTGACCTGGCAGAAGTGCCGCTCGCGCAGTTGACGGCGACCAGCCGTTCCTACGGCGGCGCAGTGCTGACTCTGGTGGCCGCGGTGTGTGCGCTGGCCGGTGCGGTGCTGCTCATGCGGTCCGCCAACAGCGCCAAACGCGGCATTGCCGGTCGCTACGCGGCACCGGCGGCCCGTCGTGACGCGGTCAAGAGCGAGAACAGTGATGAGCCGATGTCGGAGCGAATGCTGTGGGACGCGCTGGACGAGGGACAGGATCCAACCGGTGACGGTGGCGATCAAAGACAATAA
- a CDS encoding 2-isopropylmalate synthase → MTTSAFPTIDTPAGEIPVHAPAWNRQRHSQMPSHRYASVYDRVEVPLTQRHWPAARIQTAPLWVPVDLRDGNQALAEPMDPARKRRFFELLVAMGYKEIEVGYPSASQTDFDFVRLLAETDIAPPDVTIVVFVPARRDLIERTVDSVRGIGNDVVIHMYTATAPTWRDVVLGKDRAELRELILAGAQDVLEYTDGMANVRFEFSPEVFNLTEPDYVLDLCDEVTGLWQATPERPVILNLPATVEVATPNVYADQIEYMHRNVSRRDSVILSVHPHNDRGTGIACAELAVLAGAQRVEGCVFGNGERTGNVDIATLALNLHAQGVDPMIDFSDIDEIARTVTHCTRMPIHERHPYVGDMVHTAFSGTHQDAIKKGFAEHRRRAAATGRPETEIDWRVPYLPIDPADIGRTYDAVIRVNSQSGKGGIAYLLATEYGLELPRRLQIDFARHVQEHTDESGSEVTAAELFDLFEATYLDPSGPVQLKDWHTGGDGAAAVTDLVLVLDGRTVASSHRGIGPVDALRAALEEIGHHVEVLSLTQQSIGSTAVSYLEYRSAARAGWACGRSDSVLAASMAAVLRAINAP, encoded by the coding sequence ATGACTACCTCTGCTTTTCCCACCATCGACACCCCGGCCGGGGAGATCCCGGTGCACGCGCCGGCCTGGAACCGTCAGCGCCACTCCCAGATGCCGTCCCATCGCTACGCCTCCGTCTACGACCGCGTCGAAGTCCCTCTGACGCAACGCCATTGGCCCGCCGCCCGGATCCAGACCGCCCCGCTGTGGGTGCCGGTCGACCTGCGCGACGGCAATCAGGCTCTGGCCGAGCCGATGGACCCGGCTCGCAAGCGCCGCTTCTTCGAGTTGCTGGTGGCCATGGGCTACAAGGAGATCGAGGTCGGCTATCCATCCGCCTCGCAGACGGACTTCGACTTCGTCCGGCTCCTGGCCGAAACCGACATCGCCCCGCCGGACGTCACCATCGTGGTGTTCGTCCCGGCGCGCCGCGACCTGATCGAACGGACCGTGGATTCGGTGCGCGGCATCGGCAACGACGTCGTCATCCACATGTACACCGCCACCGCTCCGACCTGGCGCGATGTCGTGCTGGGCAAGGACCGAGCCGAACTGCGGGAGCTGATCCTGGCCGGCGCACAAGACGTCCTCGAATACACAGACGGCATGGCCAACGTGCGGTTCGAGTTTTCACCGGAGGTGTTCAACCTCACCGAGCCCGACTACGTCCTGGATCTGTGCGATGAGGTGACCGGGCTGTGGCAGGCCACGCCCGAACGTCCGGTCATCCTCAATCTGCCGGCCACCGTCGAAGTTGCCACCCCGAATGTCTATGCCGACCAGATCGAGTACATGCACCGCAACGTGTCTCGCCGCGACAGCGTCATCCTGTCGGTGCATCCCCACAACGACCGGGGGACCGGCATCGCATGCGCCGAGCTGGCAGTGCTGGCCGGTGCACAGCGGGTGGAGGGATGTGTGTTCGGCAACGGGGAGCGCACCGGCAATGTGGACATCGCCACCCTGGCGCTGAATCTGCATGCCCAGGGGGTCGATCCGATGATCGATTTCTCCGACATCGACGAGATCGCGCGAACGGTCACGCACTGCACCCGCATGCCGATCCACGAACGCCATCCCTATGTGGGGGACATGGTGCACACCGCGTTCTCCGGGACGCACCAGGATGCGATCAAGAAGGGTTTCGCCGAACATCGCCGGCGCGCGGCGGCAACCGGACGGCCGGAAACTGAAATCGATTGGCGGGTACCGTATCTGCCGATCGATCCGGCCGATATCGGCCGGACCTATGATGCGGTGATCCGGGTGAACTCGCAGTCCGGCAAGGGCGGCATCGCCTACCTGCTGGCCACCGAATACGGGTTGGAATTACCGCGCCGGCTGCAGATCGACTTCGCTCGCCACGTCCAGGAACACACCGATGAAAGCGGTTCCGAGGTCACCGCCGCCGAACTGTTCGATCTGTTCGAGGCGACGTACCTCGACCCGTCGGGCCCGGTGCAGCTGAAGGACTGGCATACCGGCGGCGACGGGGCGGCCGCGGTCACCGATCTGGTCCTGGTGCTCGACGGGCGCACGGTGGCCAGCAGCCATCGCGGCATCGGACCGGTGGACGCGCTGCGGGCCGCACTCGAGGAGATCGGCCATCACGTCGAGGTGCTGAGCCTGACCCAGCAGTCGATCGGCAGCACCGCCGTCAGTTATCTGGAGTACCGGTCGGCCGCCCGCGCTGGCTGGGCATGCGGCCGCAGCGACTCGGTGCTCGCCGCTTCGATGGCGGCGGTGCTGCGGGCGATCAACGCGCCTTGA
- a CDS encoding NINE protein, producing MTDPSQSGDPMNDPQPASFPPPAGYPPPPPGYPPYPSPYGDPSAPYGRHPITGEPFSDKSKVIAGLLQLLGLFGLVGIGRIYLGDTKLGVIQLIVGLLTCTLGAIIWGIIDAVLILTDKVRDPYGRPLRDGT from the coding sequence ATGACTGATCCGTCGCAGTCCGGAGACCCGATGAACGACCCGCAGCCGGCGAGCTTTCCGCCGCCTGCGGGGTATCCGCCACCGCCGCCGGGTTACCCGCCGTATCCGTCGCCCTACGGGGATCCGAGCGCGCCGTACGGCCGCCATCCGATCACGGGTGAGCCGTTCTCCGACAAGTCCAAGGTGATCGCGGGCCTGCTGCAGTTGCTCGGGCTGTTCGGCCTCGTCGGTATCGGGCGTATCTACCTCGGCGATACCAAGTTGGGTGTCATCCAGTTGATCGTGGGTTTGCTCACCTGCACTCTCGGCGCCATCATCTGGGGGATCATCGACGCGGTCCTGATCCTCACCGACAAGGTGCGTGATCCGTACGGGCGTCCGCTTCGCGATGGAACGTAG